A part of Gambusia affinis linkage group LG19, SWU_Gaff_1.0, whole genome shotgun sequence genomic DNA contains:
- the si:dkeyp-72e1.6 gene encoding transmembrane protein 238-like, whose translation MEAEYRGLGRCVCSFWLAVAFDIVGLTVLLLGVFVNVFFYDLLIYAGAIVIFLSLIWWVFWYSGNIEVPPGELEDDVGLLKKKGAAGGIGGIVRQLSSRVSNGIRNSFRRNGGRVSRAQRSAVGTAESQRTGQVAVAMETVVPQESPPHTAVSPVAGGHVEMPHTTMETSPT comes from the coding sequence ATGGAGGCCGAGTACCGGGGTCTGGGCCGCTGTGTGTGCAGCTTCTGGCTGGCTGTCGCCTTTGACATCGTGGGCCTGACCGTGCTCCTCCTCGGGGTGTTCGTCAACGTGTTTTTCTATGACCTGCTCATCTACGCGGGCGCCATCGTCATCTTCCTCAGCCTCATCTGGTGGGTGTTCTGGTACTCTGGGAACATCGAGGTGCCCCCGGGGGAGCTGGAGGATGACGTCGGCCTGCTGAAGAAGAAGGGCGCCGCGGGCGGCATCGGCGGGATAGTGAGGCAGCTCTCCAGCCGCGTCTCCAACGGAATCAGGAACTCTTTCCGCCGGAACGGAGGCCGCGTAAGCCGAGCGCAGAGGTCAGCCGTTGGGACAGCGGAGTCCCAGCGGACGGGACAGGTGGccgttgccatggaaaccgTGGTCCCGCAGGAAAGCCCCCCGCACACTGCAGTGTCCCCCGTGGCTGGCGGTCACGTAGAGATGCCGCACACAACTATGGAGACTTCACCCACGTAA